One stretch of Rhodoferax lithotrophicus DNA includes these proteins:
- a CDS encoding class 1 fructose-bisphosphatase, translating to MPKRISLTRYLVEQQRMDGHIPSQLRLLLEVVARACKRISQAVNKGALGEVMGSAESENVQGEVQKKLDIIANEVLIEANEWGGHLAAMASEEMEGIYVVPNRYPQGEYLLMFDPLDGSSNIDVNVSIGTIFSVLLKPEGVGVSEQDFLQPGGKQVAAGYCVYGPQTTLVLTVGDGVAVFTLDREQGSFLLTEENLRVPEDTKEFAINMSNQRHWAAPVQKYVDECLQGKDGSRGKDFNMRWVGSMVADVHRILTRGGVFMYPWDRREPEKPGKLRLMYEANPMSWLIEQAGGAATDGKQRIMDITPTQLHERVSVFMGSKNEVERVTRYHREA from the coding sequence ATGCCAAAACGTATCTCCCTGACGCGCTACCTGGTCGAGCAGCAGCGCATGGATGGTCATATCCCATCCCAACTTCGCTTGCTGCTGGAAGTGGTCGCCCGCGCTTGCAAACGCATTAGTCAGGCGGTGAACAAAGGGGCACTGGGCGAAGTGATGGGCAGTGCCGAAAGCGAAAACGTGCAAGGTGAAGTGCAGAAAAAGCTCGATATCATTGCCAACGAGGTGCTGATCGAAGCCAACGAATGGGGCGGCCATCTGGCCGCCATGGCCAGCGAGGAAATGGAGGGCATCTACGTGGTGCCCAACCGCTACCCACAAGGTGAATACCTGCTGATGTTTGATCCGCTGGATGGCTCAAGCAACATCGATGTGAATGTGAGCATCGGCACCATCTTCAGCGTGCTGCTGAAACCAGAAGGTGTTGGCGTGTCTGAGCAGGACTTCTTGCAGCCTGGGGGCAAACAAGTGGCCGCCGGCTACTGCGTTTATGGTCCGCAAACAACACTGGTGCTTACCGTGGGCGACGGCGTTGCCGTGTTTACGTTGGATCGTGAGCAGGGCTCTTTTCTGTTGACTGAAGAAAACCTGCGTGTGCCCGAAGACACCAAGGAGTTTGCCATCAACATGAGTAATCAGCGTCATTGGGCAGCTCCGGTGCAGAAGTACGTTGACGAATGCTTGCAAGGCAAGGACGGTTCGCGTGGCAAAGACTTCAACATGCGCTGGGTAGGCAGTATGGTTGCAGATGTGCATCGCATCCTGACCCGCGGTGGTGTCTTCATGTACCCTTGGGACAGACGTGAACCCGAAAAACCAGGCAAACTGCGCTTGATGTATGAAGCCAATCCCATGAGCTGGTTGATTGAGCAAGCCGGGGGGGCAGCCACGGATGGCAAGCAACGTATCATGGACATCACACCGACCCAATTGCATGAGCGCGTGAGTGTCTTCATGGGTTCCAAAAACGAGGTGGAACGCGTCACCCGTTATCACAGAGAGGCATGA
- a CDS encoding GDP-mannose mannosyl hydrolase, giving the protein MSAPLLPSAQFSLACAALPLVSIDLVLTNVDGQLLLGKRNNAPARDFWFTPGGRIRKNEPLAHAKLRIARDELGLPASALERAMLMGAWDHFYSDSAFDPMVSTHYVNLPLWVQLTREEETTLQLPQGPSEQHSQWQWLPLSQAKEDQTVHQYVRAYAQWVLLPTSRGSLFEATL; this is encoded by the coding sequence ATGAGCGCACCACTATTACCATCAGCCCAATTCTCACTAGCCTGTGCAGCTTTGCCTTTAGTGTCCATCGACTTGGTGTTAACCAACGTTGATGGTCAATTGCTACTTGGCAAGCGGAACAACGCCCCAGCTCGCGACTTCTGGTTCACTCCAGGAGGTCGCATACGGAAAAATGAACCATTGGCCCATGCAAAACTCCGCATTGCACGCGATGAGCTAGGCTTGCCTGCATCTGCATTGGAGCGGGCAATGCTGATGGGAGCTTGGGACCATTTTTACTCGGATAGTGCCTTTGACCCTATGGTTTCTACACATTACGTCAACCTCCCGTTATGGGTGCAATTAACCCGAGAGGAAGAAACCACCCTTCAACTGCCACAAGGACCCAGTGAGCAACATTCCCAATGGCAGTGGCTCCCCCTATCCCAAGCCAAGGAGGATCAAACTGTGCATCAGTATGTCCGTGCATATGCGCAGTGGGTTCTTTTACCGACAAGTCGAGGTTCCCTATTTGAAGCAACACTTTGA
- the pepN gene encoding aminopeptidase N → MLQLRDSTGPATVVRRADYTAPAFWIDTVHLCFDLDPAKTRVLNKMTLRRNPDVPAAALRLDGDDLNLARVLVNGAGTSFKMDSGQLVLENLPEGNEPFALEIFTTCAPVKNTKLMGLYVSNESFFTQCEAEGFRRITYFMDRPDVMASFTVTLRADKEKYPVLLSNGNLTDSGDLDDGRHFATWIDPHKKPCYLFALVAGKLVCREQHIISRSGKEHLLQVYVRPGDMDKTEHAMQSLIKSVIWDEARFGLPLDLERFMIVATSDFNMGAMENKGLNIFNTKYVLANQATATDVDFANIESVVGHEYFHNWTGNRITCRDWFQLSLKEGLTVFRDQEFSMDLCADPSARAVKRIEDVRVLRTAQFPEDAGPMAHPVRPDSYIEINNFYTVTIYEKGAEVVRMMQTLVGRAGFAKGMTLYFARHDGSAVTCDDFAQAVADANPDSALAKLLPQFKRWYSQAGTPRLAATATYDAEAHTYTLNFAQSCPATPGQESKEPFVIPVSLGLIGAASGAALPLQVHGQSNVGDSHLFVMTQASESITFEKVLEEPVPSILRGFSAPVVVDYAYTDAQLLALLANDPDPFNRWEAGQRLALLIAIKYIASDAGGSSAIGQNDTYISAMRAVLRHPTLDAAFKELVLTLPSETYIADQLEVIDPQRIHAVREAMREQLATALFEDWQWAYAAHSQNGAYQPDTLSSGRRALAGLALNYLCLAARSSGDAIWPGKAYQRFKDADNMTDRFNALNALVQSGHALATPALARFHSLFQFEELVLDKWFALQAGCTDRGGQVLPAVRQLLKHPNFNIRNPNRARSLIFSYCSANPGAFHRADAAGYVFWSEHVLELDAINPQVAARLARALDRWKKLAEPYRHAAQAALQRVAAKADLSNDVREVISRALAD, encoded by the coding sequence ATGTTGCAACTGCGTGATTCAACTGGCCCTGCCACCGTGGTACGTCGTGCGGACTACACCGCGCCGGCTTTCTGGATCGATACCGTCCACCTGTGTTTTGACCTCGATCCGGCCAAAACCCGCGTCCTCAACAAGATGACGTTGCGCCGTAACCCCGATGTGCCCGCTGCAGCGCTGCGCCTGGATGGCGACGACCTAAACCTGGCCCGCGTACTGGTCAACGGTGCCGGTACCTCGTTCAAGATGGATTCGGGCCAACTGGTGCTGGAGAATCTGCCTGAAGGCAACGAGCCGTTTGCACTGGAAATTTTCACCACCTGCGCCCCGGTCAAAAACACCAAGCTGATGGGCTTGTACGTCAGCAATGAATCGTTTTTCACCCAGTGTGAGGCCGAAGGCTTCCGGCGTATCACTTACTTCATGGATCGCCCAGATGTGATGGCCAGCTTCACCGTGACGCTGCGCGCCGACAAAGAGAAATACCCGGTGTTGCTCTCCAACGGTAACCTGACCGACAGTGGTGACCTGGACGATGGCCGCCACTTCGCCACCTGGATCGATCCGCACAAAAAACCCTGTTACCTGTTCGCCCTGGTGGCCGGCAAACTGGTGTGCCGCGAGCAACACATCATCTCGCGCAGTGGCAAAGAGCACCTGTTGCAGGTGTATGTGCGTCCCGGCGACATGGACAAGACCGAACACGCCATGCAGTCGCTGATCAAATCGGTGATCTGGGACGAAGCCCGCTTTGGCCTGCCGCTGGATCTGGAGCGCTTCATGATCGTCGCCACCAGCGACTTCAACATGGGCGCGATGGAAAACAAGGGCCTGAACATCTTCAACACCAAGTACGTGCTAGCGAATCAGGCTACCGCCACCGATGTCGACTTTGCCAACATCGAGAGCGTGGTCGGTCACGAGTATTTCCACAACTGGACGGGTAACCGCATCACCTGCCGCGACTGGTTCCAGCTCAGCCTGAAAGAAGGCCTGACGGTGTTCCGCGACCAGGAGTTCAGCATGGACCTGTGCGCTGACCCGTCAGCCCGCGCCGTCAAGCGTATTGAAGACGTGCGGGTGCTGCGCACCGCCCAGTTCCCCGAGGATGCCGGCCCGATGGCTCACCCGGTGCGCCCGGACAGCTACATCGAGATCAACAACTTCTACACCGTCACCATTTACGAAAAAGGTGCTGAAGTGGTGCGCATGATGCAAACTTTGGTGGGTCGCGCTGGTTTTGCCAAAGGCATGACACTGTACTTTGCCCGCCACGATGGCAGCGCGGTCACCTGCGACGACTTCGCCCAGGCCGTGGCTGATGCCAATCCGGATTCGGCACTCGCCAAGTTGCTGCCGCAATTCAAACGCTGGTACAGCCAGGCTGGAACACCTCGTCTCGCAGCCACGGCCACATATGACGCTGAGGCTCACACCTATACCCTGAACTTTGCCCAAAGCTGCCCAGCCACACCGGGGCAAGAGAGCAAAGAGCCGTTTGTGATCCCGGTCAGCCTGGGCTTGATCGGCGCAGCCAGTGGTGCCGCGTTGCCTTTGCAGGTGCATGGCCAGTCCAACGTTGGTGATAGCCACCTGTTTGTCATGACTCAGGCCAGCGAATCCATTACGTTCGAGAAGGTGCTGGAAGAACCCGTACCTTCTATTTTGCGCGGCTTTAGCGCTCCGGTGGTGGTGGACTATGCCTACACCGATGCCCAATTACTGGCCTTGCTGGCCAATGACCCTGACCCCTTCAACCGCTGGGAAGCCGGGCAACGCTTGGCCTTGTTAATAGCTATTAAATATATAGCTTCTGATGCAGGTGGATCAAGCGCTATAGGCCAAAATGATACTTATATTTCAGCTATGCGCGCGGTGCTGCGCCACCCCACGCTGGATGCGGCCTTCAAAGAGCTGGTGCTGACACTGCCGTCTGAGACCTATATCGCCGACCAGTTGGAGGTGATTGACCCACAACGGATTCACGCCGTACGTGAAGCCATGCGTGAACAACTTGCCACCGCGTTGTTTGAAGACTGGCAATGGGCGTATGCGGCACATAGCCAAAATGGCGCTTACCAGCCTGACACCTTGTCCAGCGGCCGTCGTGCCTTGGCGGGTTTGGCATTGAATTATTTGTGCCTGGCAGCCCGCTCCTCAGGTGATGCCATTTGGCCAGGCAAGGCCTATCAACGTTTCAAGGATGCTGACAACATGACTGACCGCTTCAACGCCCTGAATGCGTTGGTTCAAAGCGGGCATGCCCTGGCTACCCCGGCCCTGGCCCGCTTTCACAGCTTGTTCCAATTTGAAGAGCTGGTGCTGGACAAATGGTTTGCATTGCAAGCAGGTTGCACTGATCGCGGAGGCCAGGTGTTGCCAGCGGTGCGTCAGCTGCTGAAGCACCCCAACTTCAACATCCGCAACCCCAACCGGGCGCGCAGCCTGATCTTCAGTTACTGCAGCGCCAACCCCGGTGCCTTCCACCGTGCGGATGCTGCAGGCTATGTGTTCTGGAGCGAGCATGTGCTGGAACTCGATGCCATCAACCCTCAAGTGGCAGCACGTCTGGCACGTGCGCTGGATCGTTGGAAGAAATTGGCCGAACCTTACCGCCATGCGGCCCAGGCTGCGCTGCAACGTGTGGCCGCCAAAGCGGACTTGAGTAATGATGTACGTGAAGTGATCAGCCGCGCGCTGGCCGATTAA
- a CDS encoding alpha/beta fold hydrolase, with protein MYSIQRISKSEFVPIRSLNYHVRCWGSPAPGKTPLVLVHGWMDVAASFQFVVDALQANHFIIAPDWRGFGLTASGGADCFWYPDYLADLDALLDHYAPGQAVNLVGHSMGGNVVMLYAGIRPERVRRLINLEGFGMPATQPEQAAGKYAQWMDELKQQAQGGMLLKTYDSLEAVAGRLMKTNRRLTADKARWLASHWSAELTPGQWSILGEAAHKITTAQLYRADEALAIYRAITAPTLMLEASDDSMAIWWKGKFTLAQHHERLKSVANVQIAQVDDCGHMLHHDQPQAVADLIERFIG; from the coding sequence ATGTACTCAATTCAACGCATTTCCAAGAGCGAGTTTGTTCCTATTCGCTCCCTCAACTACCACGTTCGTTGTTGGGGTAGCCCAGCGCCCGGTAAAACCCCGTTGGTGCTGGTGCACGGCTGGATGGACGTGGCTGCCAGCTTTCAGTTTGTGGTGGATGCCCTCCAGGCCAATCACTTCATCATTGCCCCCGATTGGCGTGGCTTTGGGCTGACTGCCTCTGGTGGGGCAGATTGTTTTTGGTATCCCGACTACCTGGCCGATCTGGATGCACTGCTGGATCATTACGCACCGGGCCAGGCCGTGAATCTGGTTGGCCACAGTATGGGCGGCAACGTGGTCATGCTGTACGCTGGGATACGCCCCGAGCGCGTGCGCCGCCTGATCAATCTGGAGGGCTTTGGCATGCCGGCCACCCAGCCCGAGCAGGCGGCGGGCAAATACGCCCAGTGGATGGATGAGCTCAAGCAGCAGGCCCAGGGAGGCATGCTGCTCAAAACCTATGACTCGCTGGAAGCCGTAGCTGGGCGCTTGATGAAGACCAACCGACGACTGACTGCTGACAAGGCCCGCTGGCTGGCCAGCCACTGGTCGGCTGAACTGACACCTGGGCAATGGTCAATTCTGGGCGAAGCAGCGCACAAGATCACCACGGCCCAGCTCTACCGCGCGGACGAGGCGCTGGCCATTTACCGCGCCATCACCGCCCCGACGCTGATGCTGGAAGCCTCGGACGACAGCATGGCGATCTGGTGGAAGGGGAAATTCACGCTGGCGCAACACCATGAACGGCTGAAGTCTGTGGCCAATGTCCAGATCGCCCAGGTCGACGACTGTGGTCACATGCTGCACCACGATCAGCCGCAGGCGGTGGCTGATTTGATCGAGCGTTTCATCGGGTAA
- a CDS encoding DUF1348 family protein, with translation MPNKPPLPPFSFETASQKVRLAEDAWNTRDPQRVALVYTEDTRWRNRAEFAQGREQVRQLLARKWAKELDYRLIKELWAFGEQRIAVRFAYEWHDDSGHWFRSYGNENWEFNAQGLMARRVASINDLPIQQAERQFHWPLGRRPDEHPSLSDLGL, from the coding sequence ATGCCCAACAAACCACCCCTGCCCCCTTTCAGCTTTGAAACCGCCAGCCAAAAAGTTCGCCTGGCCGAAGATGCCTGGAACACGCGAGACCCGCAACGCGTGGCCTTGGTCTACACCGAAGACACGCGTTGGCGCAACCGTGCCGAGTTTGCGCAGGGACGCGAACAAGTTCGTCAACTGCTGGCGCGCAAGTGGGCCAAAGAGCTGGACTACCGCCTGATCAAGGAACTCTGGGCCTTTGGAGAGCAGCGCATTGCGGTGCGTTTTGCCTACGAGTGGCATGACGACTCAGGCCACTGGTTTCGTTCTTACGGCAATGAAAACTGGGAATTTAATGCCCAGGGTTTGATGGCGCGGCGCGTTGCCAGTATCAACGACCTGCCGATCCAGCAAGCCGAACGCCAATTCCACTGGCCACTGGGCCGTCGCCCGGATGAGCACCCGTCCCTGAGCGATTTGGGGCTGTGA
- the lon gene encoding endopeptidase La — translation MSDHTLLPAASIDLPLLPLRDVVVFPHMVIPLFVGRPKSIKALEAAMNADRRIMLVAQKAAAKDDPAVSDMFDMGCVSTILQMLKLPDGTVKVLVEGQQRATVTHIEDGELLFTATVTPVEVPPESDTQSRAKVSEIEALRRAVMQQFDQYVKLNKKIPPEILTSISSIDDPGRLADTIAAHLPLKLENKQAVLDLSGVRDRLENLFEQIEREVDILNVDKKIRGRVKRQMEKNQRDFYLNEQVKAIQKELGEGEDGADINEIEKKIKAAKMPKEALKKVDGELKKLKLMSPMSAEATVVRNYIDVLTGLPWAGKTKIKHNLTNAETVLNEDHYGLDKVKDRILEYLAVQQRVDKVKAPILCLVGPPGVGKTSLGQSIAKATGRKYVRMALGGVRDEAEIRGHRRTYIGAMPGKVMQSLSKVGTRNPLFLLDEIDKLGTDFRGDPSSALLEVLDPEQNHKFGDHYVEVDFDLSDVMFVATSNSMNIPPALLDRMEVIRLSGYTEDEKTNIAIRYLLPKQLKNNGVKESELLITEDAMRDIVRYYTREAGVRSLEREISKICRKVVKGLQLKQFKPQVKVIGENLNEFLGVRKYDYGRAEKKNQVGQVVGLAWTEVGGDLLTIEAAMMTGKGVITRTGSLGDVMKESVEAARTVVRSRSHRLGIKDEFFEKKDIHIHVPDGATPKDGPSAGAAMTTAFVSAMTGIPVRCDVAMTGEITLRGEVTAIGGLKEKLLAALRGGIKTVVIPEENAKDLQDIPENVKNGLEIVPVRWIDKVLEIALERMPTPLPEDDPAVVTSVSTELAPTGSAGTIKH, via the coding sequence ATGTCTGATCACACCCTACTGCCTGCTGCTTCGATTGATTTGCCGCTATTGCCTTTGCGTGATGTAGTGGTTTTTCCACACATGGTGATTCCTTTATTTGTTGGGCGGCCCAAGAGTATCAAGGCACTTGAAGCTGCCATGAATGCTGACAGACGGATCATGCTGGTTGCTCAAAAAGCTGCAGCCAAAGATGATCCTGCTGTGTCGGACATGTTTGACATGGGTTGTGTGTCGACTATTTTGCAAATGCTCAAACTCCCAGATGGCACAGTCAAGGTTTTGGTTGAGGGGCAGCAGCGTGCTACGGTGACGCATATTGAAGACGGTGAACTGCTGTTTACTGCTACGGTGACTCCGGTTGAAGTACCGCCGGAATCAGATACTCAGTCGCGCGCCAAGGTCAGTGAAATTGAAGCTTTGCGGCGCGCGGTGATGCAGCAGTTTGATCAATACGTCAAACTCAACAAGAAAATTCCCCCTGAAATCTTAACTTCAATTTCCAGTATTGATGATCCTGGTCGTTTGGCTGACACCATTGCTGCTCATTTGCCGCTTAAGCTGGAGAACAAGCAAGCGGTGTTGGACCTGTCTGGTGTGCGTGATCGTCTGGAAAATCTGTTTGAACAGATTGAGCGCGAAGTTGACATTCTGAATGTGGATAAAAAGATTCGCGGACGGGTGAAACGGCAAATGGAGAAGAATCAGCGTGATTTTTATTTGAATGAGCAAGTTAAAGCCATTCAGAAAGAATTAGGCGAAGGAGAAGATGGCGCTGACATCAACGAAATCGAGAAAAAAATCAAGGCTGCCAAGATGCCCAAAGAGGCATTAAAAAAAGTGGATGGTGAGCTGAAAAAACTAAAACTAATGTCACCTATGTCCGCTGAAGCTACAGTGGTGCGTAACTATATTGACGTGTTAACCGGTTTACCGTGGGCGGGAAAAACCAAAATTAAGCACAACCTGACAAATGCAGAAACGGTACTTAATGAGGATCATTATGGCCTTGACAAGGTAAAAGACCGTATTCTTGAATACCTTGCGGTTCAGCAGCGGGTTGATAAGGTGAAGGCACCTATTTTGTGTCTTGTCGGACCACCCGGTGTCGGTAAGACATCATTGGGTCAGTCTATTGCCAAAGCAACAGGGCGTAAATATGTGCGCATGGCACTGGGTGGTGTGCGTGATGAAGCCGAAATTCGGGGACATCGCCGGACATATATTGGTGCTATGCCGGGCAAAGTGATGCAAAGTCTGTCAAAGGTGGGGACACGAAACCCGTTGTTCTTGCTGGATGAAATAGATAAGTTGGGAACTGATTTCCGGGGTGATCCGTCAAGCGCACTGCTTGAGGTGCTTGATCCTGAACAAAATCATAAATTTGGCGACCATTACGTCGAAGTTGATTTTGATTTGAGTGATGTGATGTTTGTAGCGACATCCAACTCCATGAATATTCCTCCAGCTTTGCTGGATCGCATGGAAGTGATTCGTTTATCGGGTTATACCGAAGATGAGAAAACCAACATTGCGATCAGATACTTGCTGCCCAAACAACTCAAGAACAATGGGGTTAAAGAATCCGAGTTGTTGATCACGGAAGATGCTATGCGTGACATCGTGCGCTATTACACGCGAGAGGCTGGGGTTCGCTCGCTTGAGCGTGAAATTTCGAAAATTTGCCGCAAAGTCGTCAAAGGTTTGCAGTTGAAGCAGTTCAAGCCACAAGTCAAAGTGATCGGTGAAAACCTGAACGAATTTTTGGGTGTCCGTAAATACGACTATGGTCGTGCTGAGAAGAAAAATCAGGTTGGTCAAGTTGTTGGTTTGGCGTGGACTGAAGTGGGAGGGGATTTACTCACCATTGAAGCGGCCATGATGACCGGTAAGGGTGTGATCACGCGGACCGGATCTTTGGGTGACGTGATGAAAGAGTCTGTAGAGGCCGCTCGCACCGTTGTGCGTAGCCGTTCACACCGACTGGGGATCAAGGACGAATTTTTTGAAAAGAAAGACATTCATATTCACGTTCCTGATGGTGCAACACCCAAAGATGGGCCGAGTGCAGGGGCCGCCATGACGACAGCTTTTGTTTCTGCGATGACCGGTATTCCTGTGCGCTGTGATGTGGCCATGACAGGAGAAATCACTCTGCGTGGCGAGGTAACTGCCATTGGTGGGTTGAAAGAAAAGTTATTGGCTGCGCTGCGCGGTGGAATTAAAACCGTGGTGATTCCAGAGGAAAATGCAAAAGATTTGCAAGATATCCCTGAAAATGTCAAAAATGGTCTTGAGATTGTGCCTGTGCGCTGGATTGACAAAGTGCTTGAAATTGCGCTGGAACGTATGCCTACACCATTGCCTGAGGATGATCCTGCTGTGGTTACCTCGGTTTCGACGGAGCTGGCACCAACAGGGTCGGCTGGAACAATTAAACATTGA
- a CDS encoding HAD family hydrolase → MQNIASSAYSTSAKGQFNALIFDMDGTMIDSMGHHAHSWAVFAQRHGLAVDLPDLMRRTTGRTGAECMRELFQRPMPDDEAWVLIAEKEAIYRENFGPVFAEVAGFKLFFAQAQAMGLRVGVGTAGDRHNIAFAMQYLQLSGAPPPVVGGDEGLAGKPEPAIFLEVAKRLNTPADNCIVFEDAPFGIEAARRAGMRAVAICTSHPAHQLAGPHVMAAANNFLDLLESKFLETLNVATA, encoded by the coding sequence ATGCAAAATATAGCTTCTAGCGCTTATTCAACAAGCGCTAAAGGCCAATTTAATGCATTAATCTTCGACATGGATGGCACCATGATCGACTCCATGGGCCACCATGCACACAGCTGGGCAGTTTTCGCCCAACGCCACGGTCTGGCGGTTGACCTGCCAGACTTGATGCGCCGCACCACCGGACGTACCGGGGCCGAATGTATGCGTGAGCTGTTCCAGCGCCCGATGCCGGACGATGAAGCCTGGGTGCTGATTGCCGAAAAAGAAGCCATTTACCGCGAAAATTTTGGCCCGGTGTTTGCCGAAGTGGCTGGCTTCAAGCTTTTTTTCGCTCAAGCACAAGCCATGGGCCTGAGAGTGGGTGTAGGCACGGCGGGCGACCGTCATAACATTGCTTTTGCCATGCAGTATTTGCAACTGTCCGGCGCACCGCCGCCCGTGGTAGGTGGTGACGAAGGTCTGGCTGGTAAACCCGAACCTGCTATATTTTTAGAAGTTGCCAAGCGCCTGAATACACCTGCAGACAACTGTATTGTGTTTGAAGATGCGCCCTTTGGTATTGAAGCTGCCCGCCGGGCGGGCATGCGCGCTGTGGCCATTTGCACCAGTCACCCAGCCCATCAACTGGCCGGCCCTCATGTGATGGCGGCGGCGAACAACTTCCTTGATCTGTTGGAATCAAAATTTTTGGAGACTCTCAATGTTGCAACTGCGTGA
- the prfB gene encoding peptide chain release factor 2 (programmed frameshift), translated as MEAERINAIGNQLTDLTARTLELRGYLDYDAKFERLRTVNASLEDPTVWNDPKRAQELGKEKKALDGVVVTIDDLQRELSDNTELFEMSRDDNDEAGLITIEAEVAKLEEIVKGLEFRRMFNNPADPLNCFLDIQAGAGGTEACDWASMLLRQYLRYCERKGFKTEIEDETPGDTAGIKGASFKVEGEYAFGLLRTETGVHRLVRKSPFDSSGGRHTSFASVFVYPEIDDSIEININPSDVRIDTFRASGAGGQHINKTDSAVRMTHIPTGIVVQCQDGRSQHSNRDVAWKRLRSKLYDHELRKQQEEQQKLEDGKTDVGWGHQIRSYVLDNSRIKDLRTNYETSATQKVLDGDLDQFIEASLKQGV; from the exons ATGGAAGCAGAACGCATCAACGCCATTGGCAACCAATTGACCGACCTGACGGCCCGCACCCTTGAATTACGGGGGTATCTT GACTACGATGCCAAATTTGAGCGCCTGAGAACCGTCAACGCCTCGCTGGAAGATCCGACCGTCTGGAACGACCCGAAACGCGCCCAGGAGCTGGGCAAAGAGAAAAAAGCGCTGGACGGCGTGGTGGTCACCATTGATGACCTGCAGCGCGAACTGTCTGACAACACCGAGTTGTTTGAGATGAGCCGCGACGACAACGACGAAGCCGGGCTGATCACCATCGAGGCCGAAGTCGCCAAGCTCGAAGAGATCGTCAAGGGGCTGGAGTTCCGCCGCATGTTCAACAACCCGGCCGACCCGCTGAACTGTTTTCTGGACATCCAGGCCGGTGCGGGCGGCACCGAAGCCTGCGACTGGGCCAGCATGCTGCTGCGCCAGTACCTGCGCTACTGTGAGCGCAAGGGTTTCAAAACTGAGATTGAAGACGAAACCCCGGGCGACACCGCTGGTATCAAAGGCGCATCATTCAAAGTGGAAGGTGAATACGCTTTTGGCCTGCTGCGCACCGAAACCGGCGTGCACCGCCTGGTGCGCAAGAGCCCGTTTGACTCTTCCGGTGGCCGCCACACCAGCTTTGCCAGCGTGTTTGTCTACCCGGAGATTGATGATTCGATCGAGATCAACATCAACCCCAGCGACGTGCGCATCGACACCTTCCGTGCTAGTGGCGCGGGCGGTCAGCACATCAACAAGACCGACTCGGCGGTGCGCATGACGCACATCCCCACCGGCATCGTGGTGCAGTGTCAGGACGGCCGCAGCCAGCACAGCAACCGCGACGTAGCCTGGAAGCGCCTGCGCTCCAAACTCTATGACCACGAGTTGCGCAAGCAGCAGGAAGAGCAGCAAAAGCTCGAAGACGGTAAAACCGACGTCGGCTGGGGCCACCAGATCCGCTCCTACGTGCTGGACAACAGCCGTATCAAAGACCTGCGCACCAACTACGAGACCTCGGCCACGCAAAAAGTGCTGGACGGTGATCTGGATCAGTTCATTGAAGCGTCTTTGAAGCAGGGTGTGTGA